In Sphingomonas sp. PAMC26645, one DNA window encodes the following:
- the pheT gene encoding phenylalanine--tRNA ligase subunit beta, producing MKFTLSWLKQHLETTATLDQIVEALTRIGLEVEGVENPGEKLAAFKIAKVLSAERHPQADKLQILSVDAGNGPLQVVCGAPNARAGLVGVFGAPGAYVPGLDVTLKLASIRGVESNGMMCSTRELELGEDHDGIIELPEDAPIGTAYPDYAGLTDPVIDVAITPNRQDCMGVRGIARDLAAAGLGTLTPLTFDAFTSEGAGPDVRTDDTAGCPAFFAQTVTGVTNGESPEWMRRSLIAIGQKPISALVDITNYLMIDLGRPLHVYDRAKLSGGLVARKAKPGEQVVALNGKTYALDATMTVIADDTAVHDIGGIMGGEHSGVSADTTDVLIECAYFDPDHIARTGQKLTLTSDARSRFERGVDPAFLEDGLAIATALVLHICGGTASDVTRSGEPPLEPRVIHYDPRLSADLGGLHVAPERQARILLSLGFTIGAIKSADAFSDALFSTIEGKWPVTVPSWRRDVDGPADLVEEVVRIEGIDNIPSTPLPRMLGVAKPTATLEQKLERRARRAAAARGLDEAVTWSFLSEAEAAPFGGGAWTLANPISEDLKVMRPSLLPGLLAATGRNLKRGQQSVRLFEIGRRYLAEAERATLGVVLAGDRRPRGWREGKAATFDAYDAKAEALALLAASGAPVDNLQVMGEAGDAWHPGQSGTLRLGPKTVLASFGMLHPSVLKAFDLDSAVAAVELYLDAIPPKRASGFTRPAYTPPALQAVRRDFAFLVPAALATDALVRAVKGADKVAIVSARVFDVFTGQGVEEGHKSVAVEVVLQPTAKSFTDEEIKAIADKVVAAAAKQGASLRG from the coding sequence ATGAAGTTCACCCTCAGCTGGCTCAAGCAGCACCTCGAAACCACCGCCACGCTCGACCAGATCGTCGAAGCGCTGACCCGCATCGGCCTTGAGGTCGAAGGCGTCGAGAACCCTGGCGAGAAGCTCGCCGCGTTCAAGATCGCCAAGGTGCTCAGCGCCGAACGCCATCCGCAGGCCGACAAGCTCCAGATCCTGTCGGTCGACGCCGGTAACGGACCCCTCCAGGTCGTTTGCGGCGCCCCCAACGCACGCGCCGGGCTGGTCGGCGTATTCGGCGCGCCCGGCGCCTACGTCCCCGGCCTCGACGTGACGCTGAAGCTCGCCAGCATCCGCGGCGTCGAATCCAACGGCATGATGTGCTCGACCCGCGAACTGGAACTCGGCGAGGATCACGACGGCATCATCGAACTGCCCGAAGACGCCCCGATCGGCACCGCCTATCCGGACTATGCGGGCCTCACCGACCCGGTCATCGACGTCGCGATCACGCCCAACCGCCAGGACTGCATGGGCGTCCGCGGCATCGCCCGAGACCTCGCCGCCGCCGGCCTCGGCACGCTCACGCCGCTGACGTTCGACGCGTTCACGAGCGAGGGCGCAGGTCCCGACGTCCGCACCGACGACACAGCCGGCTGCCCCGCGTTCTTCGCCCAAACCGTCACCGGCGTAACCAACGGCGAGTCCCCCGAGTGGATGCGCCGCAGCCTCATCGCGATCGGCCAGAAGCCCATCTCTGCACTCGTCGACATCACCAATTACCTGATGATCGACCTCGGCCGCCCGTTGCACGTCTACGACCGCGCCAAACTCTCCGGCGGCCTCGTCGCGCGGAAAGCCAAGCCCGGCGAACAGGTCGTCGCGCTCAACGGCAAGACCTACGCGCTCGACGCGACGATGACCGTCATCGCCGACGACACCGCTGTGCACGACATCGGCGGCATCATGGGCGGCGAGCATTCGGGCGTCTCCGCGGACACCACCGACGTGCTGATCGAATGCGCCTATTTCGATCCCGACCACATCGCCCGCACCGGTCAGAAGCTCACGCTCACCTCCGACGCGCGCAGCCGCTTCGAACGCGGCGTCGATCCGGCGTTCCTCGAAGACGGCCTCGCGATCGCCACCGCCCTCGTCCTCCACATCTGCGGCGGCACGGCCAGCGACGTCACCCGCTCGGGCGAACCCCCGCTCGAACCCCGCGTGATCCATTACGACCCCCGCCTCAGCGCCGACCTCGGCGGCCTCCACGTCGCCCCCGAACGCCAGGCGCGCATCCTCTTGTCGCTCGGCTTCACGATCGGCGCGATCAAGTCCGCCGATGCGTTCAGCGACGCGCTGTTCTCGACGATCGAGGGCAAATGGCCGGTCACGGTCCCGAGCTGGAGGCGCGACGTCGACGGCCCCGCCGATCTCGTCGAGGAGGTCGTCCGCATTGAGGGCATCGACAATATCCCCTCGACGCCGCTCCCCCGCATGCTAGGCGTCGCCAAGCCGACCGCCACGCTCGAGCAGAAGCTCGAACGTCGCGCGCGTAGGGCGGCCGCTGCCCGTGGTCTCGACGAGGCGGTGACGTGGAGCTTCCTCTCCGAAGCCGAGGCCGCGCCTTTCGGCGGCGGCGCATGGACGCTCGCCAACCCGATCAGCGAAGACCTGAAAGTAATGCGTCCGTCGCTGCTCCCCGGCCTGCTCGCAGCGACCGGCCGCAACCTCAAGCGTGGCCAGCAGAGCGTCCGCCTGTTCGAGATCGGCCGCCGCTACCTGGCGGAAGCCGAGCGCGCGACGCTGGGCGTAGTCCTCGCCGGCGACCGTCGTCCCCGCGGCTGGCGCGAGGGGAAAGCGGCGACCTTCGATGCGTACGACGCGAAGGCCGAAGCACTGGCCCTCCTCGCCGCCTCGGGCGCACCCGTCGACAACCTGCAAGTGATGGGCGAAGCGGGCGACGCATGGCACCCCGGCCAGTCCGGCACGCTCCGCCTCGGGCCGAAGACGGTGCTGGCGAGCTTCGGCATGCTGCACCCGTCGGTGCTGAAGGCGTTCGACCTCGACAGCGCGGTTGCCGCGGTCGAACTCTACCTCGATGCGATCCCGCCCAAGCGCGCGTCTGGTTTCACCCGCCCGGCCTACACGCCGCCGGCGCTGCAAGCCGTCCGCCGCGACTTCGCGTTCCTCGTGCCGGCGGCGCTCGCCACCGACGCGCTGGTCCGCGCGGTCAAGGGCGCCGACAAGGTCGCGATCGTCTCGGCGCGCGTGTTCGACGTGTTCACCGGGCAGGGCGTCGAAGAGGGGCACAAGTCGGTCGCGGTCGAGGTCGTCCTGCAACCGACCGCCAAGAGCTTTACCGACGAAGAGATCAAGGCGATCGCCGACAAGGTGGTAGCGGCCGCCGCCAAGCAGGGCGCGAGCCTTCGGGGATAA
- a CDS encoding aldose 1-epimerase family protein, translating to MTDLITIANDHLAAQINPHGAELTHLHDADGRELMTNADPAFWTGHAPILFPVVGVVNEGVIRLDGQAYPMQKHGFARHSTFDVVAQSETSATFRLTDSEETRKAYPFAFALDIVFTLDGATLTLEAHIHNRTDAAMPASFGFHPAFAWPLPYGEPRADHRITFDADEPGKLKAISPDGQIAVDERPSPVEDRVIALRDELFAKDALVWDPIHSDAVTYGAKTGPQLKIAFPDTRKLGIWTKPGAAYVCVEPWHGIADPEGYTGDYRDKPGVFEIPAGGTKRIEMSVTLVQEH from the coding sequence ATGACCGACCTGATCACGATCGCCAACGACCACCTCGCCGCGCAGATCAACCCGCACGGTGCCGAGCTAACCCACCTCCACGACGCCGATGGCCGTGAGCTGATGACCAACGCCGACCCGGCCTTCTGGACCGGTCACGCCCCGATCCTCTTCCCCGTCGTCGGCGTCGTCAACGAAGGCGTCATCCGCCTCGACGGCCAGGCCTACCCGATGCAGAAGCACGGCTTCGCGCGCCATTCGACGTTCGACGTCGTCGCGCAGTCGGAAACCTCCGCCACCTTCCGCCTCACCGACAGCGAGGAAACCCGGAAGGCCTACCCGTTCGCGTTCGCACTCGACATCGTCTTCACGTTAGACGGCGCGACGCTGACGCTCGAGGCGCACATCCACAACCGCACCGACGCGGCGATGCCGGCAAGCTTCGGCTTCCACCCCGCCTTCGCGTGGCCGCTGCCGTACGGCGAGCCCCGCGCAGACCACCGCATCACGTTCGACGCCGACGAACCCGGCAAGCTGAAGGCGATCAGCCCCGACGGCCAGATCGCCGTCGACGAACGCCCCTCGCCGGTCGAGGACCGCGTCATCGCCCTGCGTGACGAGCTGTTCGCCAAGGATGCGCTGGTCTGGGACCCGATCCACTCCGACGCCGTCACCTACGGCGCCAAGACCGGCCCGCAGTTGAAGATCGCCTTCCCCGACACGCGCAAGCTCGGCATCTGGACCAAGCCCGGCGCGGCCTATGTCTGCGTCGAGCCCTGGCACGGGATCGCCGACCCCGAAGGCTATACCGGCGACTACCGCGACAAACCCGGCGTGTTCGAGATCCCCGCCGGCGGCACGAAGCGCATCGAAATGAGCGTGACGCTGGTCCAGGAGCACTGA
- a CDS encoding peptide chain release factor 3 has protein sequence MTQFPRRTFAIISHPDAGKTTLTEKLLYFGGAIHLAGEVKARGQTRRARSDWMKIEQQRGISVTSSVMTFERQGITFNLLDTPGHEDFSEDTYRTLTAVDSAVMVIDAAKGIEPQTRKLFEVCRLRNVPIITFVNKVDREGRDPFSLLDEVAEMLQLDVCPMSWPVGMGGEFEGVYDLYANTLSRPEGDSREFMGKAIPFTGIDDPELAKILSPEAMVRLNDEAELAQGGYSSFDPEAYRAGNLTPVYFGSALKDFGVAELIAALADYAPPPRAQPAEPAPVSPDEPEVTGFVFKVQANMDPNHRDRIAFMRLCSGVFKRGMKLTPTGHGKPIAVHSPILFFAQNRELADEAFPGDIIGIPNHGTLRVGDTLSEKAAIRFTGLPNFAPEILRRVVLKDFTKTKQLRKALDDMAEEGVTQVFYPDIGSNWIIGVVGQLQLEVLLSRLDAEYKVAAGLEPAPYETARWITAEDPLELKTFAEINRGAMAKDRDGNPVFLAKSAWEVNYIAERYAKIRFAATRER, from the coding sequence ATGACCCAATTTCCCCGCCGCACTTTCGCGATCATCTCGCATCCCGACGCCGGCAAGACCACGCTGACCGAGAAGCTCCTCTACTTCGGCGGCGCGATCCATCTCGCCGGCGAAGTGAAGGCGCGCGGCCAGACCCGCCGCGCGCGCTCCGACTGGATGAAGATCGAGCAGCAGCGCGGTATCTCGGTCACCTCGTCGGTGATGACGTTCGAGCGGCAGGGGATCACCTTCAACCTGCTCGACACGCCGGGCCACGAAGACTTCTCCGAAGACACGTATCGCACGCTGACCGCAGTCGACTCGGCGGTGATGGTGATCGACGCCGCGAAGGGCATCGAACCGCAAACGCGGAAACTGTTCGAGGTCTGTCGCCTGCGCAACGTGCCGATCATCACCTTCGTCAACAAGGTCGACCGCGAGGGGCGCGACCCGTTCTCGCTGCTCGACGAGGTGGCGGAGATGCTCCAGCTCGACGTCTGCCCGATGAGTTGGCCGGTCGGCATGGGCGGCGAGTTCGAGGGCGTCTACGATCTCTACGCCAACACGCTGAGCCGCCCCGAAGGCGACAGCCGGGAATTCATGGGCAAGGCGATTCCTTTCACCGGCATCGACGATCCCGAACTTGCCAAGATCCTCAGCCCCGAAGCGATGGTCCGCCTGAACGACGAGGCGGAACTCGCACAGGGCGGCTATTCGAGCTTCGACCCCGAGGCCTATCGCGCGGGCAATTTGACGCCGGTCTATTTCGGCTCGGCCCTCAAGGACTTCGGTGTAGCCGAGCTGATCGCCGCGCTCGCCGACTATGCCCCGCCACCACGTGCGCAGCCCGCCGAGCCTGCGCCCGTCTCGCCGGACGAGCCCGAAGTCACCGGCTTCGTGTTCAAGGTGCAGGCGAACATGGACCCCAACCACCGCGACCGCATCGCGTTCATGCGGCTGTGCTCGGGCGTGTTCAAGCGCGGCATGAAGCTTACGCCCACCGGCCACGGCAAGCCGATCGCGGTGCATTCCCCGATCCTGTTCTTCGCGCAGAACCGCGAGCTGGCGGACGAGGCGTTCCCCGGCGACATCATCGGCATCCCCAACCACGGCACGCTCCGAGTCGGGGATACGCTGAGTGAAAAGGCGGCGATCCGCTTCACCGGCCTGCCGAACTTCGCGCCCGAAATCCTGCGCCGCGTCGTGCTGAAGGATTTCACCAAGACCAAGCAGTTGCGCAAGGCACTCGACGACATGGCCGAGGAGGGGGTCACGCAGGTGTTCTACCCCGACATCGGCTCGAACTGGATCATCGGCGTTGTGGGACAGCTCCAGCTCGAAGTGCTGCTGTCGCGCCTCGACGCGGAGTACAAGGTCGCGGCCGGGCTCGAACCCGCCCCCTACGAGACCGCACGCTGGATCACGGCGGAAGACCCGCTCGAACTGAAAACCTTCGCCGAGATCAATCGCGGCGCAATGGCCAAGGACCGCGACGGCAACCCCGTCTTCCTCGCCAAGAGCGCCTGGGAAGTAAACTACATCGCCGAGCGCTACGCGAAGATCCGCTTCGCCGCGACACGCGAGCGGTAG
- a CDS encoding alpha/beta hydrolase yields MTNRSSRMLMALATATLITTSGIALTSGAIAQSARSVDAPPPPPPAPTATQPAKAAPDMQVVLDQLAALGGKPIETLTPAVARMQPSAADGAKQVMIKHGLSATPDATVTTRDVAYGSDANQFARIYKPASLANAKNLPVVVYYHGGGWVIATVDTYDAAPRLLAKQLGAIVVSVEYRHAPEFKFPAQHDDAAAAYRWTLQNAASWGGDPRKIAVAGESAGGNLAVATAIYARDNRLTTPLHIVSVYPIANSSMTLPSRMDSANAKPLNGAMLKWFGYYYQTTPADAQDPRLNLVKANLRGLPPTTIINAQIDPLRSDGETLAAAMRAAGDKVEQRTFPGVTHEFFGMGMVVRGAQDANTLAIARLKAAFAAKPKR; encoded by the coding sequence ATGACCAACCGTTCATCGCGCATGCTGATGGCGCTCGCCACCGCGACCTTGATCACGACATCAGGTATTGCCCTGACGAGCGGCGCGATCGCGCAATCCGCACGGTCGGTCGATGCGCCACCACCGCCGCCGCCCGCACCGACCGCGACCCAGCCGGCAAAGGCCGCGCCCGACATGCAGGTCGTGCTCGACCAGCTCGCCGCGCTCGGTGGCAAGCCGATCGAGACGCTCACGCCAGCCGTCGCGCGGATGCAGCCGTCGGCAGCCGATGGCGCCAAGCAGGTCATGATCAAGCATGGCCTGTCGGCAACGCCCGATGCGACCGTGACGACGCGCGACGTGGCCTATGGCAGCGACGCGAACCAGTTCGCCCGGATCTACAAGCCGGCATCGCTCGCCAACGCCAAGAACCTGCCGGTCGTCGTCTATTATCACGGCGGTGGCTGGGTGATCGCGACGGTCGACACCTACGACGCGGCACCACGTTTGCTCGCCAAACAGCTGGGTGCGATCGTCGTGTCGGTCGAGTATCGCCATGCACCGGAATTCAAGTTCCCGGCACAGCATGACGACGCAGCAGCCGCCTATCGCTGGACGCTGCAGAATGCGGCAAGCTGGGGTGGCGATCCGCGCAAGATCGCGGTCGCAGGCGAGAGCGCCGGCGGCAACCTGGCGGTCGCGACGGCAATCTACGCGCGCGACAATCGCCTGACCACGCCGCTGCATATCGTGTCGGTCTACCCAATCGCGAACAGCAGCATGACGCTGCCGTCGCGGATGGATTCGGCGAATGCGAAGCCGCTGAACGGCGCTATGCTGAAGTGGTTCGGTTATTATTACCAGACCACCCCTGCCGATGCGCAGGACCCGCGGCTGAACCTCGTGAAGGCAAACCTGCGCGGCCTGCCGCCAACGACGATCATCAACGCGCAGATCGATCCGCTGCGCTCCGACGGCGAGACACTCGCAGCGGCGATGCGCGCGGCGGGCGACAAGGTCGAGCAGCGCACCTTCCCGGGTGTGACGCACGAATTCTTCGGAATGGGCATGGTCGTCCGTGGTGCGCAGGATGCGAACACGCTAGCAATCGCGCGGCTCAAGGCAGCATTTGCCGCCAAGCCTAAGCGTTGA
- a CDS encoding amidohydrolase family protein has translation MRRTKISARLCTIALAASALTAGSATAQTIALTGVRLIDGRGGAPVDDATIVIANGRIVAAGKVAVPPGAERRDYRGRTVLPGLVSDHSHVGQVSGTETGAKNYTRANIVAQLAQYRRYGVTTVTALGNNGPAFVGIRADAHAGRIEGADLFGVMQGIGVPNGAPPQAMLKVGPDQLFRPSTPEEARKAVAMMAAEKTDLVKLWLDDFGGSVPVKMSPAVYRAVIAEAHARGLRVAAHIHDLADAEAIVAAGADIIAHGIRDTPVPPAFVATLKAKGIWYIPTLQLDEATFAWADRAPWTQTPFARAALSPALAQQVDDPAWRAKILADPKTADARKSLAMNLRNLKMLYDAGVKIGFGTDSGASAVRVPGIAEHRELALMVESGLTPAQAVQVATAAGADLLGLRDRGVIVAGTRADLLVVDGDPSRLIADVDRVVETWVVGRAAPF, from the coding sequence GTGCGCCGAACCAAAATCTCCGCTCGTCTCTGCACGATCGCCCTCGCTGCGTCCGCGCTCACCGCCGGATCAGCCACCGCGCAGACGATCGCGCTGACCGGTGTGCGGTTGATCGACGGCCGCGGCGGCGCACCGGTGGACGACGCAACCATCGTGATCGCGAACGGACGGATCGTCGCGGCGGGAAAGGTCGCGGTTCCGCCGGGCGCAGAACGGCGCGACTATCGAGGGCGCACCGTGTTGCCCGGCCTCGTCTCGGACCACAGCCACGTCGGCCAAGTGAGCGGCACCGAGACGGGCGCGAAGAACTACACGCGCGCCAACATCGTCGCGCAGCTCGCCCAGTATCGCCGCTACGGCGTGACGACGGTGACGGCGCTCGGCAACAACGGTCCGGCGTTCGTCGGGATACGCGCCGACGCGCATGCCGGGCGGATCGAAGGCGCGGACCTGTTCGGCGTGATGCAGGGGATCGGCGTCCCCAATGGCGCGCCACCGCAGGCGATGCTCAAGGTCGGGCCCGACCAGTTGTTCCGGCCCTCGACGCCGGAAGAAGCCCGCAAGGCGGTGGCGATGATGGCCGCGGAGAAGACTGACCTCGTAAAGTTGTGGCTCGACGATTTCGGCGGCAGCGTGCCGGTCAAGATGAGCCCTGCCGTCTACCGCGCGGTGATCGCCGAGGCGCACGCGCGCGGGCTGCGCGTGGCGGCGCATATCCACGATCTCGCCGATGCGGAGGCGATCGTCGCGGCGGGTGCGGACATTATTGCGCACGGTATCCGCGACACGCCGGTGCCCCCTGCGTTCGTCGCGACGCTGAAGGCGAAGGGCATCTGGTACATCCCGACGCTGCAACTCGACGAAGCGACGTTCGCCTGGGCCGATCGCGCGCCGTGGACGCAGACGCCGTTCGCCCGCGCGGCGCTGTCGCCTGCCCTCGCGCAACAGGTCGACGATCCGGCGTGGCGTGCCAAGATACTGGCCGATCCGAAGACGGCCGATGCGCGGAAATCGCTGGCGATGAACCTGCGCAACCTAAAGATGCTGTACGACGCCGGCGTGAAGATCGGGTTCGGCACGGACAGTGGTGCGAGCGCGGTGCGCGTGCCGGGCATCGCCGAACACCGCGAGCTGGCGCTGATGGTCGAGTCTGGACTAACTCCGGCGCAGGCCGTGCAGGTTGCCACGGCTGCGGGTGCGGACCTGCTCGGATTGCGCGATCGCGGCGTTATCGTGGCCGGAACGCGTGCCGATTTGCTGGTCGTCGATGGCGATCCATCCCGCTTGATCGCCGACGTCGATAGAGTCGTCGAGACTTGGGTCGTAGGACGCGCTGCGCCATTCTGA
- a CDS encoding DUF3325 family protein, translating to MLEATMLCFFGWLLLAATAFKYRRDLGIVAPSAIRALRIVAALVLAVALFHCGAPLTGERFVRFLGAASIAGVALVMLLSFKPVETMQPVRIALKAVRPRR from the coding sequence ATGCTTGAAGCCACGATGTTGTGCTTCTTCGGCTGGCTGCTGCTCGCGGCGACCGCGTTCAAGTACCGGCGGGACCTCGGGATCGTTGCGCCGTCCGCGATCCGCGCACTGCGCATTGTCGCGGCGCTCGTGCTCGCGGTGGCGCTGTTCCACTGTGGCGCGCCGCTGACCGGCGAGCGGTTCGTGCGGTTCCTGGGCGCTGCGTCGATCGCTGGCGTCGCACTGGTGATGCTGCTGTCGTTCAAGCCAGTCGAGACGATGCAGCCGGTCCGGATCGCGCTGAAGGCCGTACGCCCACGACGCTGA
- a CDS encoding PepSY-associated TM helix domain-containing protein has product MTSAVGTTLRQSMAWIHGWLGLLAGWILFAMFLTGTASYFRPEITQWMQPEFHATPVSTAHAAQTAVTHLQRVGADDIQWYIYLPDARTTVTRIFEQRKPDPKAAKRRAPEIVLDPAAGDDVHARETRGGEHFYRFHFQLQLPHPWGRWLAGLCAMFMLGAIVSGVITHKRIFADFFTLRWNKGQRSWLDAHNVSAVLALPYHAMITYTGLITLVAMYMPWPVVANYAKPADFAQAAFGTPTERDATGTPAPLVAIGPLVADAERRFGASVATVVVRNPNDAASTVTLYRHSSASLNGRGPSVTYAGSDGRFLEGAADVGPALATAGVMLGLHVAQFAGPALRWAYFVLGLTGAAMVGTGLLLWTAKRRKPGATPFLGLKLVERLNIGVIAGLPIGMAAYLLANRVIPAHATNRADAEVATMFWVWGGVAVLQLLRPARRAWTEGFAIGALAFAAIPVADTLTTSRGLPGSVLSGDTLFAAFDVAMLAVAALLALGAWRSARSKPAAKIRKTLSETVHA; this is encoded by the coding sequence ATGACCTCGGCGGTCGGAACCACGTTGCGCCAGAGCATGGCGTGGATCCACGGCTGGCTCGGGTTGCTGGCGGGATGGATACTGTTCGCGATGTTCCTGACCGGCACCGCGAGCTATTTCCGGCCCGAGATCACGCAGTGGATGCAGCCGGAATTCCACGCGACGCCCGTCTCGACCGCACACGCCGCGCAGACTGCGGTCACGCATCTGCAGCGCGTCGGCGCGGACGACATCCAATGGTATATCTATCTCCCCGATGCGCGGACTACGGTCACGCGGATCTTCGAACAGCGCAAGCCGGACCCCAAGGCCGCCAAGCGTCGCGCGCCGGAAATCGTGCTCGATCCCGCGGCCGGTGACGACGTGCACGCACGCGAGACCCGCGGCGGCGAGCATTTTTATCGCTTCCATTTCCAGCTGCAATTGCCGCATCCCTGGGGACGCTGGCTGGCCGGGTTGTGCGCGATGTTCATGCTCGGCGCGATCGTGTCGGGCGTGATCACGCACAAGCGCATCTTCGCCGACTTCTTCACGCTGCGCTGGAACAAGGGGCAGCGTAGCTGGCTCGACGCGCACAATGTGTCCGCGGTGCTGGCGCTGCCCTATCACGCGATGATCACCTATACCGGGCTGATCACGCTGGTGGCGATGTACATGCCGTGGCCGGTCGTCGCGAACTACGCGAAGCCCGCCGATTTCGCGCAAGCCGCGTTCGGCACGCCGACCGAGCGCGACGCAACGGGTACGCCGGCTCCGCTGGTCGCGATTGGCCCGCTCGTCGCCGACGCGGAGCGGCGTTTCGGTGCGTCCGTCGCCACTGTCGTGGTGCGCAACCCGAACGACGCCGCGAGCACGGTCACGCTGTACCGCCATTCGAGCGCATCGCTCAACGGACGCGGGCCGTCGGTCACTTATGCCGGCAGCGACGGACGGTTCCTGGAGGGTGCTGCCGATGTCGGGCCCGCGCTCGCCACCGCAGGCGTGATGCTCGGGCTGCACGTCGCGCAGTTCGCGGGCCCTGCGTTGCGCTGGGCGTATTTCGTGCTGGGGCTGACCGGCGCGGCGATGGTCGGCACCGGGCTGCTGCTGTGGACCGCCAAGCGTCGCAAGCCGGGGGCGACGCCGTTCTTAGGACTGAAGCTGGTCGAGCGCCTGAACATCGGCGTCATCGCCGGCCTGCCGATCGGGATGGCCGCCTATCTGCTCGCCAACCGCGTGATCCCGGCCCACGCCACGAACCGCGCCGATGCCGAAGTCGCAACGATGTTCTGGGTATGGGGCGGCGTTGCGGTCCTCCAGTTGCTACGGCCGGCGCGCCGCGCGTGGACCGAGGGGTTCGCGATCGGCGCCCTCGCGTTCGCGGCGATCCCGGTGGCCGATACGCTCACCACCTCGCGCGGGCTGCCCGGATCGGTGCTGTCCGGCGACACGCTGTTCGCAGCATTCGACGTCGCCATGCTCGCGGTCGCCGCCCTCCTCGCACTCGGCGCATGGCGCTCGGCCCGAAGCAAACCCGCCGCAAAGATCCGCAAAACACTTTCGGAGACCGTTCATGCTTGA
- a CDS encoding iron transporter, whose protein sequence is MFMHGRILKAGPFSSGRKVRPLVWSMTFRSVTALVGGYVAAAVLATLIARLLPIARVEATSWGMILSFPIYAGIGLWCFHEHRLLRVAAAVWSIVIVGGGLLWLLGVRP, encoded by the coding sequence ATGTTCATGCACGGCCGGATCCTGAAAGCCGGCCCTTTTTCGTCGGGTCGAAAAGTGCGTCCGCTCGTCTGGAGCATGACGTTCCGGAGCGTGACGGCACTGGTCGGCGGCTATGTCGCGGCGGCCGTGCTGGCGACGTTGATTGCCCGTCTGCTGCCCATCGCGCGCGTCGAAGCGACGAGCTGGGGCATGATCCTGTCGTTCCCGATCTATGCCGGCATCGGCTTATGGTGCTTCCACGAACACCGGCTTTTGCGAGTAGCGGCCGCAGTGTGGAGTATTGTGATCGTCGGCGGCGGATTGCTCTGGCTGCTCGGCGTTCGTCCATGA